One region of Streptomyces rishiriensis genomic DNA includes:
- a CDS encoding response regulator, with amino-acid sequence MTTVLIVDDQPLQRYGFHLLLDSVAETDVVGEAAHGAEAVRKAAELRPDVVLMDVRMPGMDGIEATRRIVAAGGRSRVLVLTTFDLDEYVHAAIRAGASGFLLKDVRPEELLAGIRAVASGDAVIAPALTRRLLDEYARYVPAHRAGSAEDSRLGSLTDREREILVAVGKGWTNGEIAARFVLSESTVKTHVGRVLAKIGARDRIQAVIFAYDHGLARPNAD; translated from the coding sequence ATGACCACCGTGCTCATCGTGGACGACCAGCCCCTGCAGCGCTACGGCTTCCACCTGCTCCTGGACTCCGTCGCCGAGACCGATGTCGTCGGTGAGGCCGCCCACGGCGCCGAGGCCGTCCGCAAGGCGGCCGAACTGCGCCCGGACGTCGTCCTGATGGACGTTCGCATGCCCGGCATGGACGGCATCGAGGCCACCCGCCGCATCGTCGCCGCTGGGGGCCGTTCGCGTGTTCTCGTGCTCACCACCTTCGACCTCGACGAGTACGTCCACGCCGCCATCCGGGCCGGTGCAAGCGGCTTCCTCCTCAAGGACGTGCGCCCCGAGGAACTCCTTGCCGGCATCCGAGCCGTCGCCTCCGGCGACGCCGTCATCGCGCCCGCCCTCACCCGCCGTCTCCTGGACGAATACGCCCGCTACGTCCCCGCTCACCGCGCAGGCTCCGCCGAGGACTCGCGACTCGGCTCCCTCACCGACCGCGAGCGGGAGATCCTCGTCGCCGTCGGCAAGGGCTGGACCAACGGTGAGATCGCCGCCCGGTTCGTGCTGTCCGAGTCCACCGTCAAGACCCACGTCGGCCGCGTACTGGCCAAGATCGGAGCCCGCGACCGCATCCAGGCCGTGATCTTCGCCTACGACCACGGCCTCGCCCGGCCCAACGCGGACTGA